The following coding sequences are from one Microbacterium wangchenii window:
- the rpsC gene encoding 30S ribosomal protein S3 produces MGQKVNPYGFRLGITTDHVSRWFSDSTKPGQRYADYVAEDIKIRNLLKKQLDRAGVSNIEIERTRDRVRVDIHTARPGIVIGRRGAEAERIRSDLEKLTGKQIQLNILEVKNPEADAQLVAQGIAEQLSARVAFRRAMRKGLQGAQRAGAKGVRVQVSGRLGGAEMSRSEFYREGRVPLHTLRANIDYGFYEAKTTFGRIGVKVWIYKGDLTNKELAREQANAPKSRGRDDRGDRGDRRPPRGPRNEAPVAEGASA; encoded by the coding sequence ATGGGCCAGAAAGTAAACCCGTACGGCTTCCGCCTCGGCATCACCACTGACCACGTGTCGCGGTGGTTCTCCGACTCGACGAAGCCCGGACAGCGCTACGCCGACTACGTGGCCGAGGACATCAAGATCCGCAACCTGCTGAAGAAGCAGCTCGACCGCGCCGGCGTCTCGAACATCGAGATCGAGCGCACCCGTGACCGCGTCCGCGTCGACATCCACACCGCCCGCCCGGGCATCGTGATCGGTCGCCGCGGTGCCGAGGCCGAGCGCATCCGCTCCGACCTCGAGAAGCTCACCGGCAAGCAGATCCAGCTCAACATCCTCGAGGTCAAGAACCCCGAGGCCGACGCCCAGCTCGTGGCACAGGGCATCGCCGAGCAGCTCTCCGCCCGCGTGGCCTTCCGTCGCGCGATGCGCAAGGGTCTGCAGGGTGCTCAGCGCGCCGGCGCCAAGGGCGTCCGCGTCCAGGTCTCCGGCCGCCTCGGCGGCGCCGAGATGAGCCGGTCGGAGTTCTACCGCGAAGGTCGTGTGCCGCTGCACACCCTCCGCGCGAACATCGACTACGGCTTCTACGAGGCCAAGACCACCTTCGGCCGCATCGGCGTGAAGGTCTGGATCTACAAGGGTGATCTCACCAACAAGGAGCTCGCACGCGAGCAGGCCAACGCGCCCAAGTCCCGCGGTCGCGACGACCGTGGCGACCGCGGCGACCGTCGCCCGCCGCGCGGCCCCCGTAACGAGGCCCCCGTGGCAGAAGGAGCGTCGGCGTAA
- the rpsE gene encoding 30S ribosomal protein S5: MSDNKETEVTDASQAAPATAETATAGTADANREPREARRGGRERNPNRGDRGSRDRNESQFLERVVTINRVSKVVKGGRRFSFTALVVVGDGNGVVGVGYGKAREVPLAISKGVEEAKRNFFRVPRVGNTIPHPVQGEAAAGVVLLRPAAAGTGVIAGGPVRAVLECAGIHDILSKSLGSSNTINIVHATVAALKQLEEPRAVAARRGLEYDAVVPGIIIRNEAKAAAAQKAGV; the protein is encoded by the coding sequence GTGAGTGACAACAAGGAGACCGAAGTGACCGACGCGTCCCAGGCCGCACCGGCCACGGCCGAGACGGCCACGGCCGGCACCGCCGACGCCAACCGCGAGCCTCGTGAGGCTCGCCGCGGCGGCCGCGAGCGCAACCCCAACCGTGGTGACCGCGGATCGCGCGACCGCAACGAGAGCCAGTTCCTCGAGCGCGTCGTGACGATCAACCGCGTGTCCAAGGTCGTCAAGGGCGGTCGCCGGTTCAGCTTCACGGCCCTCGTGGTCGTGGGCGACGGAAATGGCGTCGTCGGTGTCGGATACGGCAAGGCCCGCGAGGTGCCCCTGGCGATCTCGAAGGGCGTCGAAGAGGCGAAGCGCAACTTCTTCCGTGTTCCCCGCGTCGGCAACACCATCCCGCACCCCGTGCAGGGTGAGGCGGCCGCCGGCGTCGTGCTGCTGCGTCCCGCAGCCGCCGGTACCGGTGTCATCGCCGGTGGTCCGGTGCGTGCGGTGCTCGAGTGCGCCGGCATCCACGACATCCTGTCGAAGTCGCTCGGCTCGTCGAACACGATCAACATCGTGCACGCGACCGTCGCGGCGCTCAAGCAGCTCGAAGAGCCCCGTGCCGTGGCCGCGCGCCGTGGCCTGGAGTACGACGCTGTCGTCCCCGGCATCATCATCCGCAACGAGGCCAAGGCCGCCGCTGCGCAGAAGGCAGGTGTCTGA
- the rplW gene encoding 50S ribosomal protein L23 codes for MTTVNKDPRDVILKPVVSEKSYGLIDEGKYTFYVDSRATKTEIKLAIEKIFGVKVAAVNTLNRVGKARRTRFGMGKRKDTKRAIVTLKSGTIDIFTAVG; via the coding sequence ATGACCACCGTCAACAAGGATCCGCGCGACGTCATCCTCAAGCCGGTCGTCTCGGAGAAGAGCTACGGGCTCATCGACGAGGGCAAGTACACGTTCTACGTGGACAGCCGCGCGACCAAGACCGAGATCAAGCTCGCCATCGAGAAGATCTTCGGCGTCAAGGTGGCCGCGGTCAACACGCTCAACCGTGTCGGCAAGGCCCGCCGCACCCGCTTCGGGATGGGAAAGCGCAAGGACACCAAGCGCGCGATCGTCACCCTGAAGTCGGGCACCATCGACATCTTCACGGCAGTCGGCTGA
- the rpsQ gene encoding 30S ribosomal protein S17 has translation MATTKKTAEVADQATGHESAAHDVRDVDARGYRKARRGYVVSDKMDKTIVVEVEDRVKHPLYGKVIRRTSKVKAHDEANAAGIGDLVLINETRPLSATKRWRLVEILEKAK, from the coding sequence ATGGCCACCACCAAGAAGACCGCCGAGGTCGCCGACCAGGCCACCGGGCACGAGAGCGCCGCGCACGATGTGCGCGACGTCGACGCCCGCGGATACCGCAAGGCGCGCCGCGGCTACGTCGTGAGCGACAAGATGGACAAGACGATCGTCGTCGAGGTCGAGGACCGCGTGAAGCACCCTCTCTACGGCAAGGTCATCCGTCGCACCTCCAAGGTGAAGGCGCACGACGAGGCGAACGCGGCCGGCATCGGCGACCTCGTCCTCATCAACGAGACCCGTCCGCTCAGCGCCACCAAGCGCTGGCGCCTGGTCGAGATTCTCGAAAAGGCCAAGTGA
- the rplR gene encoding 50S ribosomal protein L18, with the protein MAVQSKSVARARRHARLRKKVVGTEVRPRLVVTRSARHVFVQLVDDSKGHTVASASTLETDLRAFDGDKTAKARKVGELVAERAKAAGVTDVVFDRGGNRYAGRVAAIAEGAREGGLNL; encoded by the coding sequence ATGGCTGTGCAGTCGAAGTCCGTCGCACGTGCGCGACGCCACGCACGCCTTCGCAAGAAGGTCGTCGGCACCGAGGTCCGTCCTCGTCTTGTCGTGACCCGCTCGGCGCGCCACGTGTTCGTCCAGCTCGTAGACGACAGCAAGGGTCACACCGTGGCCTCCGCATCCACCCTCGAAACGGACCTGCGTGCGTTCGACGGTGACAAGACCGCCAAGGCGCGCAAGGTCGGCGAACTCGTCGCCGAGCGTGCGAAGGCCGCCGGCGTCACCGACGTCGTGTTCGATCGCGGTGGCAACCGGTACGCCGGTCGCGTCGCCGCCATCGCCGAGGGCGCCCGCGAAGGAGGGCTGAACCTGTGA
- the rplN gene encoding 50S ribosomal protein L14, producing the protein MIQNESRLKVADNTGAKELLTIRVLGGSNRRYAGLGDVIVATVKDAIPGGNVKKGDVVKAVVVRVVKQTRRPDGSYIKFDENAAVILKSDGEPRGTRIFGPVGRELRDKKFMKIVSLAPEVI; encoded by the coding sequence ATGATTCAGAACGAATCCCGACTGAAGGTCGCCGACAACACCGGCGCGAAGGAGCTGCTCACCATCCGTGTGCTCGGCGGCTCCAACCGCCGTTACGCGGGCCTGGGCGACGTCATCGTCGCGACAGTCAAGGACGCCATCCCCGGCGGAAACGTCAAGAAGGGCGACGTCGTGAAAGCGGTCGTCGTGCGCGTCGTCAAGCAGACCCGTCGTCCCGACGGTTCCTACATCAAGTTCGACGAGAACGCCGCCGTGATCCTGAAGAGCGACGGGGAGCCCCGCGGCACCCGCATCTTCGGTCCCGTCGGTCGTGAGCTTCGCGACAAGAAGTTCATGAAGATCGTCTCGCTCGCCCCGGAGGTCATTTGA
- the rpmC gene encoding 50S ribosomal protein L29: protein MAIGTKTLAPSELDTFEDSRLVEELRKAKEELFNLRFQSATGQLESHGRIRAVKRDIARLYTVIRERELGIRATPAPVEAAPKAKKSTKAKKAAPADEAVKEEAE, encoded by the coding sequence ATGGCGATCGGCACCAAGACGCTCGCACCCAGCGAGCTCGACACGTTCGAAGACTCCCGCCTGGTCGAGGAGCTCCGCAAGGCCAAGGAAGAGCTGTTCAACCTGCGCTTCCAGTCGGCCACCGGCCAGCTCGAGAGCCACGGCCGCATCCGCGCCGTCAAGCGCGACATCGCGCGCCTGTACACCGTGATCCGCGAGCGCGAGCTCGGGATCAGGGCCACGCCGGCGCCGGTCGAGGCCGCCCCCAAGGCGAAGAAGTCCACGAAGGCCAAGAAGGCGGCCCCCGCCGACGAGGCCGTGAAGGAAGAGGCTGAGTGA
- the rplF gene encoding 50S ribosomal protein L6, which translates to MSRIGRLPIDIPAGVTVTVTGSDVAVKGPKGELSLTVARPIEVKVEENQVLVTRPDDERESRSLHGLTRTLIANNIIGVTQGYTKGLEVVGTGYRVAQRGSSVEFALGFSHPVLVDPPAGITFTVEGNNRLTVSGIDKQAVGEAAANIRKIRKPEPYKGKGVRYAGEVVRRKAGKAGK; encoded by the coding sequence ATGTCGCGAATCGGACGTCTTCCCATCGACATCCCCGCCGGTGTCACCGTCACGGTGACCGGTTCGGATGTCGCCGTCAAGGGCCCCAAGGGCGAGCTGTCGCTCACCGTGGCGCGCCCCATCGAGGTCAAGGTCGAGGAGAACCAGGTTCTCGTCACCCGCCCCGACGACGAGCGCGAGTCGCGGTCGCTCCACGGCCTGACCCGCACGCTCATCGCCAACAACATCATCGGAGTCACCCAGGGCTACACCAAGGGCCTCGAAGTGGTCGGCACGGGTTACCGTGTCGCCCAGCGAGGCAGCTCGGTGGAGTTCGCCCTCGGGTTCTCCCACCCCGTGCTCGTCGACCCGCCCGCCGGGATCACCTTCACGGTCGAGGGCAACAACCGCCTCACCGTGAGCGGCATCGACAAGCAGGCCGTCGGTGAGGCGGCCGCCAACATCCGCAAGATCCGCAAGCCCGAGCCCTACAAGGGCAAGGGTGTGCGTTACGCGGGCGAGGTCGTCCGCCGCAAGGCCGGAAAGGCTGGTAAGTAA
- the rplB gene encoding 50S ribosomal protein L2 → MAIRKYKPTTPGRRGSSVADFAEITRSTPEKSLLRPLSKTGGRNNQGRITTRHIGGGHKRQYRLIDFRRNDKDGVDAKVAHIEYDPNRTARIALLHYVDGEKRYILAPNKLKQGDVVESGAGADIKPGNNLPLRNIPTGTVVHAIELRPGGGAKMARSAGASVRLVAKDGPYAQLRLPSGEIRNVDARCRATIGEVGNAEQSNINWGKAGRKRWKGVRPTVRGVAMNPVDHPHGGGEGKTSGGRHPVTPWGQPEGRTRHANKESDKLIVRRRTAGKKRK, encoded by the coding sequence ATGGCTATTCGCAAGTACAAGCCCACGACCCCCGGTCGCCGCGGCTCGTCGGTGGCCGACTTCGCCGAGATCACCCGATCGACGCCTGAGAAGTCGCTGCTGCGCCCGCTGTCCAAGACCGGTGGCCGCAACAACCAGGGCCGCATCACGACGCGTCACATCGGTGGCGGTCACAAGCGCCAGTACCGTCTGATCGACTTCCGTCGCAATGACAAGGACGGCGTCGACGCCAAGGTCGCGCACATCGAGTACGACCCCAACCGCACCGCGCGCATCGCGCTCCTGCACTACGTGGACGGCGAGAAGCGCTACATCCTCGCGCCGAACAAGCTGAAGCAGGGCGATGTCGTGGAGTCGGGTGCCGGCGCCGACATCAAGCCCGGCAACAACCTGCCGCTGCGCAACATCCCCACCGGTACGGTCGTGCACGCGATCGAGCTCCGCCCCGGCGGCGGTGCGAAGATGGCCCGTTCGGCCGGCGCCTCGGTGCGTCTGGTCGCCAAGGACGGCCCGTACGCGCAGCTGCGTCTCCCCTCGGGCGAGATCCGCAACGTCGATGCGCGCTGCCGCGCGACCATCGGCGAGGTCGGCAACGCCGAGCAGTCGAACATCAACTGGGGCAAGGCCGGCCGCAAGCGGTGGAAGGGCGTGCGCCCGACCGTCCGCGGTGTCGCCATGAACCCGGTCGACCACCCGCACGGTGGTGGTGAGGGTAAGACCTCCGGTGGACGTCACCCGGTGACGCCGTGGGGTCAGCCTGAGGGCCGCACCCGCCACGCCAACAAGGAAAGCGACAAGCTGATCGTCCGCCGTCGCACGGCCGGCAAGAAGCGCAAGTAG
- the rpsS gene encoding 30S ribosomal protein S19: protein MPRSLKKGPFVDEHLLRKVVSQNEAGSKNVIKTWSRRSMIIPAMLGHTIAVHDGRKHIPVFVTETMVGHKLGEFAPTRTFRGHVKDDKKGRRR from the coding sequence ATGCCACGCAGTCTTAAGAAGGGCCCCTTCGTCGACGAGCACCTGCTTCGCAAGGTCGTGTCGCAGAACGAAGCGGGATCCAAGAACGTCATCAAGACCTGGTCGCGACGCTCGATGATCATCCCGGCGATGCTGGGTCACACGATCGCCGTGCACGACGGTCGCAAGCACATCCCTGTGTTCGTGACCGAGACCATGGTCGGCCACAAGCTGGGCGAGTTCGCGCCCACCCGCACCTTCCGCGGCCACGTGAAGGACGACAAGAAGGGCCGCCGCCGCTGA
- the rpsJ gene encoding 30S ribosomal protein S10, protein MAGQKIRIRLKSYDHAGLDSSARKIVDTVTRAGATVVGPVPLPTEKNVVVVIRSPHKYKDSREHFEMRTHKRLIDIIDPTPKAVDSLMRLDLPADVNIEIKL, encoded by the coding sequence ATGGCGGGACAGAAGATCCGCATTCGCCTGAAGTCGTACGATCACGCCGGACTGGATTCGTCCGCGCGCAAGATCGTCGACACCGTGACCCGCGCCGGCGCCACCGTCGTCGGCCCCGTGCCGCTGCCGACCGAGAAGAACGTCGTCGTCGTCATCCGGTCGCCCCACAAGTACAAGGACAGCCGCGAGCACTTCGAGATGCGCACCCACAAGCGCCTCATCGACATCATCGACCCGACGCCCAAGGCCGTCGACTCGCTCATGCGTCTCGACCTGCCCGCCGACGTCAACATCGAGATCAAGCTCTGA
- the rpsH gene encoding 30S ribosomal protein S8 yields MTMTDPVADMLTRLRNANSAHHDTVSLPSSKLKTHIAEILQQEGYIAGWSVEDARVGQTLTLQLKYGPNRERSIAGIKRVSKPGLRVYARSTEIPTVLGGLGVAILSTSSGLLTDRQAEQKGVGGEVLAYVW; encoded by the coding sequence ATGACGATGACAGACCCGGTCGCAGATATGCTGACCCGTCTGCGCAACGCGAACTCGGCGCACCACGACACCGTGTCGCTGCCGAGCTCGAAGCTCAAGACCCACATCGCCGAGATCCTCCAGCAGGAGGGGTACATCGCGGGCTGGTCCGTCGAGGACGCCCGCGTCGGCCAGACCCTGACGCTCCAGCTGAAGTACGGCCCGAACCGCGAGCGGTCGATCGCCGGCATCAAGCGCGTCTCCAAGCCCGGCCTGCGCGTGTACGCACGCTCCACCGAGATCCCCACGGTTCTCGGCGGCCTGGGCGTGGCCATCCTTTCCACCTCCTCCGGTCTGCTCACAGACCGTCAGGCCGAGCAGAAGGGCGTGGGCGGGGAAGTCCTCGCCTACGTGTGGTGA
- the rplD gene encoding 50S ribosomal protein L4, protein MADSTLALDVVKADGGKAGSVELPAALFDVKTNIPLIHQVVVAQRAAARQGTHSTKRRGEVSGAGRKPFKQKGTGNARQGSIRAPHMTGGGIVHGPKPRDYGQRTPKKMIAAALLGALSDRARGDRLHVVDSFGIEGAPSTKAAAAVLSALAPTKKNVLVVIERGDELTVKSVRNLAYVHVLTFDQLNAYDVLVSDDIVFTKAAYDAFVASKAGATQEVSA, encoded by the coding sequence ATGGCTGACTCGACTCTCGCGCTCGACGTCGTGAAGGCAGACGGCGGAAAGGCCGGCTCCGTGGAGCTGCCCGCCGCTCTGTTCGACGTCAAGACGAACATTCCGCTCATCCACCAGGTCGTCGTCGCGCAGCGCGCGGCGGCTCGCCAGGGCACGCACTCGACCAAGCGTCGCGGCGAGGTCTCCGGCGCCGGCCGCAAGCCCTTCAAGCAGAAGGGCACGGGTAACGCCCGTCAGGGCTCGATCCGCGCGCCGCACATGACCGGCGGTGGCATCGTGCACGGCCCGAAGCCCCGCGACTACGGCCAGCGCACCCCCAAGAAGATGATCGCCGCCGCGCTCCTGGGCGCGCTGAGCGACCGCGCACGCGGCGACCGTCTCCACGTCGTGGACTCGTTCGGCATCGAGGGCGCGCCCTCCACCAAGGCGGCGGCCGCCGTGCTGTCGGCTCTCGCCCCGACGAAGAAGAACGTCCTCGTCGTGATCGAGCGCGGTGACGAACTGACCGTCAAGAGCGTGCGCAACCTCGCGTACGTGCACGTGCTCACGTTCGACCAGCTCAACGCCTACGACGTGCTCGTCTCCGACGACATCGTCTTCACCAAGGCCGCCTACGACGCGTTCGTCGCGTCCAAGGCCGGCGCAACCCAGGAGGTGTCGGCATGA
- the rpmD gene encoding 50S ribosomal protein L30: MASRLKVTQIKSKVSEKQNQRDTLRSLGLKRIGDAVVRPDDAQTRGYVKTVAHLVKVEEID; encoded by the coding sequence ATGGCGAGCCGACTGAAGGTGACCCAGATCAAGTCCAAGGTGAGCGAGAAGCAGAACCAGCGTGACACGCTGCGCAGCCTCGGTCTCAAGCGGATCGGCGACGCTGTCGTCCGTCCCGACGACGCGCAGACGCGCGGCTACGTCAAGACCGTCGCTCACCTCGTGAAGGTTGAGGAGATCGACTGA
- the rplP gene encoding 50S ribosomal protein L16, protein MLIPRKVKYRKQHHPGRSGQATGGTKVSFGEFGIQALTPAYVTNRQIESARIAMTRHIKRGGKVWINIYPDRPLTKKPAETRMGSGKGSPEWWVANVKPGRVLFEVAGVSEELAREALTRAIHKLPLKARIIKREEGDA, encoded by the coding sequence ATGCTCATCCCCCGCAAGGTCAAGTACCGCAAGCAGCACCACCCGGGTCGCTCCGGGCAGGCCACCGGCGGCACGAAGGTCTCCTTCGGCGAGTTCGGCATCCAGGCCCTGACGCCCGCGTACGTGACGAACCGTCAGATCGAGTCCGCTCGTATCGCGATGACCCGTCACATCAAGCGTGGCGGCAAGGTGTGGATCAACATCTACCCCGACCGACCGCTCACCAAGAAGCCGGCCGAAACCCGCATGGGTTCCGGTAAGGGTTCGCCCGAGTGGTGGGTCGCCAATGTCAAGCCGGGCCGCGTCCTGTTCGAGGTCGCGGGCGTCAGCGAGGAACTCGCTCGTGAGGCGCTGACCCGTGCCATCCACAAGCTGCCCCTGAAGGCACGCATCATCAAGCGCGAGGAGGGCGACGCGTAA
- the rplV gene encoding 50S ribosomal protein L22: MVESIARVRHIRVTPQKARRVVALIKGKQAQEALAILKFAPQGASEPIYKLVASAMANARVTADKENEFLDDADLYVSNAYVDEGTTLKRFQPRAQGRAFQIKKRTSHITVVLSTPETADAPTSSATGTKKKASK; the protein is encoded by the coding sequence ATGGTGGAGTCCATCGCACGCGTGCGACACATCCGCGTGACCCCTCAGAAGGCTCGTCGTGTCGTCGCGCTCATCAAGGGCAAGCAGGCTCAGGAGGCCCTGGCCATCCTGAAGTTCGCGCCGCAGGGCGCCAGCGAGCCCATCTACAAGCTCGTCGCCTCGGCGATGGCGAACGCTCGCGTCACGGCCGACAAGGAGAACGAATTCCTGGATGACGCCGACCTGTACGTGTCCAACGCGTACGTCGACGAGGGCACGACGCTGAAGCGTTTCCAGCCCCGCGCACAGGGCCGCGCGTTCCAGATCAAGAAGCGCACGAGCCACATCACGGTCGTGCTCTCGACGCCGGAGACCGCTGACGCTCCGACGAGCTCGGCGACCGGCACGAAGAAGAAGGCGAGCAAGTAA
- the rplX gene encoding 50S ribosomal protein L24, with protein MAKIKKGDLVQVISGAKPERGGDRGKQGKVLEVLVEQNRVIVEGVNYVTKHNRVGQSQRGTKTGGIETFEAPIHISNVALVDPETKKPTRVGHRVEEQVKDGVKRTVRVRYAKKSGKDL; from the coding sequence ATGGCGAAGATCAAGAAGGGCGACCTGGTTCAGGTCATCTCGGGCGCCAAGCCCGAGCGCGGCGGAGATCGCGGTAAGCAGGGCAAGGTCCTCGAGGTCCTCGTCGAGCAGAACCGCGTGATCGTCGAAGGCGTGAACTACGTCACCAAGCACAACCGCGTGGGCCAGTCCCAGCGCGGCACCAAGACGGGCGGCATCGAGACCTTCGAAGCCCCCATCCACATCTCCAACGTCGCCCTCGTCGACCCCGAGACCAAGAAGCCGACCCGTGTCGGCCACCGGGTCGAGGAGCAGGTCAAGGATGGCGTCAAGCGCACGGTCCGCGTGCGCTACGCGAAGAAGTCAGGCAAGGACCTCTGA
- the rplC gene encoding 50S ribosomal protein L3, with amino-acid sequence MADINSKVSKGLLGTKLGMTQVWDENGKLVPVTVIEVAPNVVTQVRTPEKDGYNAVQIAYGQIDPRKVNKPLTAHFEAAGVTPRRHLTEVRTADAADYSLGQELTVDGLFEAGQLVDVVGTSKGKGTAGVMKRHNFKGVSASHGAHRNHRKPGSIGASSTPSRVFKGMRMAGRMGGERVTVLNLKVHAVDAEKGLLLVKGAVPGARGRIVYVRNAVKGA; translated from the coding sequence ATGGCTGATATCAACTCCAAGGTTTCGAAGGGCCTGCTGGGCACCAAGCTCGGCATGACCCAGGTCTGGGACGAGAACGGCAAGCTCGTTCCCGTCACCGTCATCGAGGTCGCTCCGAACGTCGTCACCCAGGTGCGCACGCCGGAGAAGGACGGCTACAACGCCGTCCAGATCGCGTACGGGCAGATCGACCCCCGCAAGGTGAACAAGCCGCTCACCGCCCACTTCGAGGCGGCCGGCGTCACCCCTCGCCGCCACCTCACCGAGGTCCGCACCGCGGATGCTGCTGACTACTCACTCGGTCAGGAGCTCACCGTGGACGGCCTCTTCGAGGCGGGCCAGCTGGTCGACGTCGTCGGCACCAGCAAGGGCAAGGGCACCGCGGGTGTCATGAAGCGCCACAACTTCAAGGGCGTCTCCGCCTCGCACGGTGCGCACCGCAACCACCGCAAGCCCGGTTCGATCGGCGCATCGTCGACCCCGAGCCGCGTGTTCAAGGGCATGCGCATGGCCGGCCGTATGGGTGGCGAGCGCGTGACCGTCCTCAACCTCAAGGTGCACGCCGTCGACGCCGAGAAGGGTCTGCTGCTCGTCAAGGGCGCCGTCCCCGGCGCGCGCGGCCGCATCGTCTACGTCCGCAACGCAGTGAAGGGTGCCTGA
- the rplE gene encoding 50S ribosomal protein L5 codes for MSTATAAAAGKIQPRLKQKYRNEIQQKLQEEFGYTNVMQIPGLVKVVVNTGVGEAARDSKVIDGAIDDLVKITGQKPIVTKARKSIAQFKLREGQAIGAHVTLRGDRAWEFIDRLVNLALPRIRDFRGLSGDQFDGNGNYTFGLQEQAVFHEIDQDRIDRVRGFDITIVTTAKTDEEGRSLLRQLGFPFRSEDAQA; via the coding sequence ATGAGCACCGCGACTGCCGCGGCGGCTGGCAAGATCCAGCCCCGCCTGAAGCAGAAGTACCGGAACGAGATCCAGCAGAAGCTGCAGGAGGAGTTCGGGTACACCAACGTCATGCAGATCCCCGGCCTGGTCAAGGTCGTGGTGAACACCGGCGTCGGCGAGGCCGCTCGTGACAGCAAGGTGATCGACGGCGCGATCGACGATCTCGTCAAGATCACCGGCCAGAAGCCGATCGTGACGAAGGCCCGCAAGTCCATCGCGCAGTTCAAGCTGCGCGAGGGTCAGGCCATCGGCGCGCACGTCACCCTCCGGGGCGACCGTGCGTGGGAGTTCATCGACCGCCTGGTGAACCTGGCGCTGCCGCGCATCCGCGACTTCCGCGGCCTGTCCGGCGACCAGTTCGACGGCAACGGCAACTACACGTTCGGTCTCCAGGAGCAGGCAGTGTTCCACGAGATCGACCAGGACCGCATCGACCGGGTCCGTGGTTTCGACATCACGATCGTCACGACCGCCAAGACCGATGAGGAAGGCCGTTCGCTGCTGCGTCAGCTGGGCTTCCCCTTCCGTTCCGAAGACGCGCAGGCGTAA
- the rplO gene encoding 50S ribosomal protein L15 → MADNDNVEADKPAKKAPARKPAAAKASKPAAAKNAAPATRPGVLKVHHLRPVPGAHTAKTRVGRGEGSKGKTSGRGTKGTKARYSVKVGFEGGQMPLHMRTPKLRGFKNPFRVEYQVVNLDKLAELYPAGGDVTVGDLVAKGAVRKNEKVKVLGTGDISVKLNVTVDKVSGSAEQKIVAAGGSVN, encoded by the coding sequence ATGGCTGACAACGACAACGTCGAGGCCGACAAGCCCGCGAAGAAGGCGCCCGCGCGCAAGCCCGCGGCAGCCAAGGCGAGCAAGCCCGCCGCCGCCAAGAACGCCGCTCCCGCGACGCGTCCCGGCGTGCTCAAGGTGCACCACCTGCGTCCGGTCCCCGGCGCGCACACCGCCAAGACCCGCGTGGGTCGTGGTGAGGGCTCGAAGGGTAAGACCTCCGGCCGTGGCACCAAGGGCACGAAGGCCCGCTACTCGGTGAAGGTCGGCTTCGAGGGTGGGCAGATGCCGCTGCACATGCGCACCCCGAAGCTGCGCGGGTTCAAGAACCCGTTCCGCGTGGAGTACCAGGTCGTGAACCTGGACAAGCTGGCCGAGCTGTACCCGGCCGGCGGCGACGTCACCGTGGGTGACCTCGTCGCCAAGGGTGCCGTGCGCAAGAACGAGAAGGTCAAGGTGCTCGGCACCGGCGACATCTCGGTGAAGCTGAACGTGACGGTCGACAAGGTCTCGGGTTCGGCCGAGCAGAAGATCGTCGCGGCGGGCGGCTCGGTCAACTGA